One genomic region from Salvia hispanica cultivar TCC Black 2014 chromosome 2, UniMelb_Shisp_WGS_1.0, whole genome shotgun sequence encodes:
- the LOC125203506 gene encoding putative non-specific lipid-transfer protein 14: protein MKVEKMMQLIRHMAVGMAVIVVLSAIPADSSTDCSTVTALISSCSSFVKDGTPDPMPGSPCCMAMTTLNNVADSADNRRSVCRCLMDLITQNNPNATAIATLPGFCGVSLGFTIDLNTDCEYIDQFAELEGR from the exons atgaaggTTGAAAAAATGATGCAATTAATTAGGCATATGGCAGTGGGAATGGCGGTGATAGTAGTGCTATCGGCAATTCCGGCGGATTCGTCGACGGACTGCAGCACAGTGACGGCATTGATCTCGTCGTGCTCGAGCTTCGTGAAGGACGGGACGCCCGATCCGATGCCCGGATCCCCCTGCTGTATGGCCATGACCACCCTCAACAACGTCGCTGACTCAGCCGACAACCGCCGCAGCGTCTGCCGCTGCTTGATGGACTTGATTACCCAAAACAACCCTAACGCCACCGCAATCGCCACCTTGCCTGGTTTCTGCGGTGTTTCTCTCGGATTCACCATTGATCTTAATACCGACTGCGAata CATCGACCAATTTGCTGAGCTTGAAGGAAGGTGA
- the LOC125207155 gene encoding protein IQ-DOMAIN 23-like isoform X4, with amino-acid sequence MGKAARWFRSLFSSKKAPPKGNNKNKWNPSDASLNFKNYGEDPMASPYIEGIDANKHAIAVAAATAAVAEAALAAAQAAAQVVRLTSGSGSGRTAPNIADRRSVLAAVKIQSAFRAYLAKRALKALKGLVKLQALVRGHIVRKQSADMLYRMQTMAKIQARASAHRSYTDARINFFCSSNHTGVGGIGRNAERSNTLKHGGSLLKQHSRSHIGNNVDKEKPHQASRWLNHWMEQNARNNLHDEASLESGNADDERNDKILEIDTWKPSQKTGGDNRAIPNSHNFSAWKNNDLGHDYSKRVFSKLQKPNPSISSEEARTADNSPRVHSASSRRTSNLRGPFTPARSECSRSVFGDYLSHPSYMANTESSRAKVRSHSAPKQRTTQQEELALNATHGCDPWNMDTISERGSAFSNTYMYSGLLKRPGTPRNDAGYGRRAYR; translated from the exons ATGGGTAAGGCTGCTAGGTGGTTCCGTTCGCTTTTCTCCTCCAAAAAGGCGCCGCCCAAGGGAAACAACAAGAACAAGTGGAATCCCTCCGATGCTTCCCTCAATTTCAAGAATTACGGGGAGGACCCCATGGCCAGTCCCTACATTGAAGGAATCGACGCCAACAAGCATGCAATAGCGGTGGCCGCCGCCACGGCCGCCGTCGCCGAGGCGGCGCTGGCTGCGGCCCAGGCCGCCGCTCAGGTGGTCCGCTTGACCAGCGGGAGTGGGAGTGGGAGAACTGCCCCAAACATTGCTGATCGGAGGTCTGTATTGGCCGCAGTCAAGATTCAGTCTGCTTTCCGAGCTTATTTG GCTAAGAGAGCGTTGAAGGCCCTTAAGGGATTAGTTAAGCTTCAAGCCCTGGTGAGAGGGCACATCGTGAGAAAGCAAAGCGCAGATATGCTCTACCGCATGCAAACAATGGCCAAGATCCAGGCTCGAGCCTCTGCACATCGATCTTACACAGATGCCAGAATTAACTTCTTCTGTAGTTCTAATCATACA GGCGTGGGAGGCATCGGAAGAAACGCAGAGAGGTCAAATACTTTGAAACATGGTGGATCTCTTCTTAAG CAGCATTCAAGATCACATATTGGCAACAATGTCGACAAAGAGAAGCCACATCAAGCTTCAAGATGGTTAAATCACTGGATGGAACAAAACGCGCGGAACAACCTCCATGATGAGGCCTCCCTAGAGAGTGGGAATGCTGATGATGAGAGAAATGACAAGATACTGGAGATAGATACATGGAAGCCTAGCCAGAAAACCGGTGGTGACAACAGAGCAATTCCTAACTCCCACAATTTCTCAGCATGGAAGAATAATGACTTAGGACATGACTATTCAAAGAGAGTTTTCTCAAAGCTTCAAAAACCGAATCCTAGTATATCATCCGAGGAAGCAAGGACTGCTGACAACAGCCCGAGAGTACACTCAGCTTCGTCCAGACGAACCAGCAACCTACGGGGCCCGTTCACTCCTGCTCGGAGCGAGTGCTCAAGAAGTGTTTTTGGTGATTATCTTAGTCACCCCAGTTACATGGCAAATACCGAGTCATCTCGGGCTAAAGTCAGGTCTCATAGCGCGCCCAAGCAGAGAACAACACAGCAGGAGGAGCTCGCCTTGAACGCTACACATGGCTGTGATCCTTGGAATATGGACACTATCTCAGAAAGGGGATCTGCATTTAGCAACACATATATGTACTCTGGTCTTTTAAAGAGGCCGGGGACTCCCAGAAACGATGCTGGCTACGGTCGTAGGGCCTACAGATAA
- the LOC125207155 gene encoding protein IQ-DOMAIN 23-like isoform X3, whose amino-acid sequence MGKAARWFRSLFSSKKAPPKGNNKNKWNPSDASLNFKNYGEDPMASPYIEGIDANKHAIAVAAATAAVAEAALAAAQAAAQVVRLTSGSGSGRTAPNIADRRSVLAAVKIQSAFRAYLAKRALKALKGLVKLQALVRGHIVRKQSADMLYRMQTMAKIQARASAHRSYTDARINFFCSSNHTQGVGGIGRNAERSNTLKHGGSLLKQHSRSHIGNNVDKEKPHQASRWLNHWMEQNARNNLHDEASLESGNADDERNDKILEIDTWKPSQKTGGDNRAIPNSHNFSAWKNNDLGHDYSKRVFSKLQKPNPSISSEEARTADNSPRVHSASSRRTSNLRGPFTPARSECSRSVFGDYLSHPSYMANTESSRAKVRSHSAPKQRTTQQEELALNATHGCDPWNMDTISERGSAFSNTYMYSGLLKRPGTPRNDAGYGRRAYR is encoded by the exons ATGGGTAAGGCTGCTAGGTGGTTCCGTTCGCTTTTCTCCTCCAAAAAGGCGCCGCCCAAGGGAAACAACAAGAACAAGTGGAATCCCTCCGATGCTTCCCTCAATTTCAAGAATTACGGGGAGGACCCCATGGCCAGTCCCTACATTGAAGGAATCGACGCCAACAAGCATGCAATAGCGGTGGCCGCCGCCACGGCCGCCGTCGCCGAGGCGGCGCTGGCTGCGGCCCAGGCCGCCGCTCAGGTGGTCCGCTTGACCAGCGGGAGTGGGAGTGGGAGAACTGCCCCAAACATTGCTGATCGGAGGTCTGTATTGGCCGCAGTCAAGATTCAGTCTGCTTTCCGAGCTTATTTG GCTAAGAGAGCGTTGAAGGCCCTTAAGGGATTAGTTAAGCTTCAAGCCCTGGTGAGAGGGCACATCGTGAGAAAGCAAAGCGCAGATATGCTCTACCGCATGCAAACAATGGCCAAGATCCAGGCTCGAGCCTCTGCACATCGATCTTACACAGATGCCAGAATTAACTTCTTCTGTAGTTCTAATCATACA CAGGGCGTGGGAGGCATCGGAAGAAACGCAGAGAGGTCAAATACTTTGAAACATGGTGGATCTCTTCTTAAG CAGCATTCAAGATCACATATTGGCAACAATGTCGACAAAGAGAAGCCACATCAAGCTTCAAGATGGTTAAATCACTGGATGGAACAAAACGCGCGGAACAACCTCCATGATGAGGCCTCCCTAGAGAGTGGGAATGCTGATGATGAGAGAAATGACAAGATACTGGAGATAGATACATGGAAGCCTAGCCAGAAAACCGGTGGTGACAACAGAGCAATTCCTAACTCCCACAATTTCTCAGCATGGAAGAATAATGACTTAGGACATGACTATTCAAAGAGAGTTTTCTCAAAGCTTCAAAAACCGAATCCTAGTATATCATCCGAGGAAGCAAGGACTGCTGACAACAGCCCGAGAGTACACTCAGCTTCGTCCAGACGAACCAGCAACCTACGGGGCCCGTTCACTCCTGCTCGGAGCGAGTGCTCAAGAAGTGTTTTTGGTGATTATCTTAGTCACCCCAGTTACATGGCAAATACCGAGTCATCTCGGGCTAAAGTCAGGTCTCATAGCGCGCCCAAGCAGAGAACAACACAGCAGGAGGAGCTCGCCTTGAACGCTACACATGGCTGTGATCCTTGGAATATGGACACTATCTCAGAAAGGGGATCTGCATTTAGCAACACATATATGTACTCTGGTCTTTTAAAGAGGCCGGGGACTCCCAGAAACGATGCTGGCTACGGTCGTAGGGCCTACAGATAA
- the LOC125207155 gene encoding protein IQ-DOMAIN 23-like isoform X2, translating into MGKAARWFRSLFSSKKAPPKGNNKNKWNPSDASLNFKNYGEDPMASPYIEGIDANKHAIAVAAATAAVAEAALAAAQAAAQVVRLTSGSGSGRTAPNIADRRSVLAAVKIQSAFRAYLAKRALKALKGLVKLQALVRGHIVRKQSADMLYRMQTMAKIQARASAHRSYTDARINFFCSSNHTGVGGIGRNAERSNTLKHGGSLLKQQHSRSHIGNNVDKEKPHQASRWLNHWMEQNARNNLHDEASLESGNADDERNDKILEIDTWKPSQKTGGDNRAIPNSHNFSAWKNNDLGHDYSKRVFSKLQKPNPSISSEEARTADNSPRVHSASSRRTSNLRGPFTPARSECSRSVFGDYLSHPSYMANTESSRAKVRSHSAPKQRTTQQEELALNATHGCDPWNMDTISERGSAFSNTYMYSGLLKRPGTPRNDAGYGRRAYR; encoded by the exons ATGGGTAAGGCTGCTAGGTGGTTCCGTTCGCTTTTCTCCTCCAAAAAGGCGCCGCCCAAGGGAAACAACAAGAACAAGTGGAATCCCTCCGATGCTTCCCTCAATTTCAAGAATTACGGGGAGGACCCCATGGCCAGTCCCTACATTGAAGGAATCGACGCCAACAAGCATGCAATAGCGGTGGCCGCCGCCACGGCCGCCGTCGCCGAGGCGGCGCTGGCTGCGGCCCAGGCCGCCGCTCAGGTGGTCCGCTTGACCAGCGGGAGTGGGAGTGGGAGAACTGCCCCAAACATTGCTGATCGGAGGTCTGTATTGGCCGCAGTCAAGATTCAGTCTGCTTTCCGAGCTTATTTG GCTAAGAGAGCGTTGAAGGCCCTTAAGGGATTAGTTAAGCTTCAAGCCCTGGTGAGAGGGCACATCGTGAGAAAGCAAAGCGCAGATATGCTCTACCGCATGCAAACAATGGCCAAGATCCAGGCTCGAGCCTCTGCACATCGATCTTACACAGATGCCAGAATTAACTTCTTCTGTAGTTCTAATCATACA GGCGTGGGAGGCATCGGAAGAAACGCAGAGAGGTCAAATACTTTGAAACATGGTGGATCTCTTCTTAAG CAGCAGCATTCAAGATCACATATTGGCAACAATGTCGACAAAGAGAAGCCACATCAAGCTTCAAGATGGTTAAATCACTGGATGGAACAAAACGCGCGGAACAACCTCCATGATGAGGCCTCCCTAGAGAGTGGGAATGCTGATGATGAGAGAAATGACAAGATACTGGAGATAGATACATGGAAGCCTAGCCAGAAAACCGGTGGTGACAACAGAGCAATTCCTAACTCCCACAATTTCTCAGCATGGAAGAATAATGACTTAGGACATGACTATTCAAAGAGAGTTTTCTCAAAGCTTCAAAAACCGAATCCTAGTATATCATCCGAGGAAGCAAGGACTGCTGACAACAGCCCGAGAGTACACTCAGCTTCGTCCAGACGAACCAGCAACCTACGGGGCCCGTTCACTCCTGCTCGGAGCGAGTGCTCAAGAAGTGTTTTTGGTGATTATCTTAGTCACCCCAGTTACATGGCAAATACCGAGTCATCTCGGGCTAAAGTCAGGTCTCATAGCGCGCCCAAGCAGAGAACAACACAGCAGGAGGAGCTCGCCTTGAACGCTACACATGGCTGTGATCCTTGGAATATGGACACTATCTCAGAAAGGGGATCTGCATTTAGCAACACATATATGTACTCTGGTCTTTTAAAGAGGCCGGGGACTCCCAGAAACGATGCTGGCTACGGTCGTAGGGCCTACAGATAA
- the LOC125207155 gene encoding protein IQ-DOMAIN 23-like isoform X1, whose protein sequence is MGKAARWFRSLFSSKKAPPKGNNKNKWNPSDASLNFKNYGEDPMASPYIEGIDANKHAIAVAAATAAVAEAALAAAQAAAQVVRLTSGSGSGRTAPNIADRRSVLAAVKIQSAFRAYLAKRALKALKGLVKLQALVRGHIVRKQSADMLYRMQTMAKIQARASAHRSYTDARINFFCSSNHTQGVGGIGRNAERSNTLKHGGSLLKQQHSRSHIGNNVDKEKPHQASRWLNHWMEQNARNNLHDEASLESGNADDERNDKILEIDTWKPSQKTGGDNRAIPNSHNFSAWKNNDLGHDYSKRVFSKLQKPNPSISSEEARTADNSPRVHSASSRRTSNLRGPFTPARSECSRSVFGDYLSHPSYMANTESSRAKVRSHSAPKQRTTQQEELALNATHGCDPWNMDTISERGSAFSNTYMYSGLLKRPGTPRNDAGYGRRAYR, encoded by the exons ATGGGTAAGGCTGCTAGGTGGTTCCGTTCGCTTTTCTCCTCCAAAAAGGCGCCGCCCAAGGGAAACAACAAGAACAAGTGGAATCCCTCCGATGCTTCCCTCAATTTCAAGAATTACGGGGAGGACCCCATGGCCAGTCCCTACATTGAAGGAATCGACGCCAACAAGCATGCAATAGCGGTGGCCGCCGCCACGGCCGCCGTCGCCGAGGCGGCGCTGGCTGCGGCCCAGGCCGCCGCTCAGGTGGTCCGCTTGACCAGCGGGAGTGGGAGTGGGAGAACTGCCCCAAACATTGCTGATCGGAGGTCTGTATTGGCCGCAGTCAAGATTCAGTCTGCTTTCCGAGCTTATTTG GCTAAGAGAGCGTTGAAGGCCCTTAAGGGATTAGTTAAGCTTCAAGCCCTGGTGAGAGGGCACATCGTGAGAAAGCAAAGCGCAGATATGCTCTACCGCATGCAAACAATGGCCAAGATCCAGGCTCGAGCCTCTGCACATCGATCTTACACAGATGCCAGAATTAACTTCTTCTGTAGTTCTAATCATACA CAGGGCGTGGGAGGCATCGGAAGAAACGCAGAGAGGTCAAATACTTTGAAACATGGTGGATCTCTTCTTAAG CAGCAGCATTCAAGATCACATATTGGCAACAATGTCGACAAAGAGAAGCCACATCAAGCTTCAAGATGGTTAAATCACTGGATGGAACAAAACGCGCGGAACAACCTCCATGATGAGGCCTCCCTAGAGAGTGGGAATGCTGATGATGAGAGAAATGACAAGATACTGGAGATAGATACATGGAAGCCTAGCCAGAAAACCGGTGGTGACAACAGAGCAATTCCTAACTCCCACAATTTCTCAGCATGGAAGAATAATGACTTAGGACATGACTATTCAAAGAGAGTTTTCTCAAAGCTTCAAAAACCGAATCCTAGTATATCATCCGAGGAAGCAAGGACTGCTGACAACAGCCCGAGAGTACACTCAGCTTCGTCCAGACGAACCAGCAACCTACGGGGCCCGTTCACTCCTGCTCGGAGCGAGTGCTCAAGAAGTGTTTTTGGTGATTATCTTAGTCACCCCAGTTACATGGCAAATACCGAGTCATCTCGGGCTAAAGTCAGGTCTCATAGCGCGCCCAAGCAGAGAACAACACAGCAGGAGGAGCTCGCCTTGAACGCTACACATGGCTGTGATCCTTGGAATATGGACACTATCTCAGAAAGGGGATCTGCATTTAGCAACACATATATGTACTCTGGTCTTTTAAAGAGGCCGGGGACTCCCAGAAACGATGCTGGCTACGGTCGTAGGGCCTACAGATAA
- the LOC125203661 gene encoding stamen-specific protein FIL1-like, giving the protein MKMEIVKCIYVVVLVVGMMSGSWAQPQSTCSTALSALNVCTPFVVPGAVSNPSSDCCGALQSIDRDCLCSTLRIASHIPAQCNLPPFTCPN; this is encoded by the exons ATGAAGATGGAGATAGTGAAGTGTATTTATGTGGTGGTTTTGGTGGTGGGCATGATGAGTGGAAGCTGGGCACAGCCACAGAGCACGTGCTCCACGGCGCTGTCGGCACTGAACGTGTGCACGCCGTTTGTGGTGCCAGGCGCAGTGAGCAACCCCAGCTCCGACTGCTGCGGCGCCCTTCAGTCTATTGACCGTGACTGCTTGTGCAGCACTCTTCGCATCGCCTCTCACATCCCTGCTCAGTGCAACCTCCCTCCCTTCACTTGCC CAAACTGA